Genomic window (Armatimonadota bacterium):
GCGTTTTCAAGCTCGATGATGAGGAGGGCGTAGCCCGGGCTCTTATCGCCAACCCCGAAGGCGATGACCTCGAGTGCGCCAAGCGTGCGTCGGAGGAGTGCCCGGTCGAGGCGATTAGCGTGAGTTGATTCTGCTCGAGAGTTCCGGGCCGCTGCCTCGGATCGGCGCCGATCCGCCAAGTCCCCTCCCGCAGCCCGCACCCGGGGGCCGCGCAGCGGACGCCAGCAGGGTGCTCGATCAATCCTAACCGGAATGATCTCAGCCGGTCCCGGGCTCGATGCTCACCGTCGTCGGCCGCCGGCCGTTCCCCGGACGGCGGCTGTTCGCTTTCTTGCCCGCTCCCAGCGAGCGAACCCGTTGGGGCGGCCGCGGATCGAGGCCGACGCTGCACAGCAGTCCGGTCGCTCCAGCCGCGCAGGAGAATCAGCCGCATCCGGCAAAACATTGGCAACAGATATGAACACAGGTACCCTTAATGACAAGTAAGCCCCGCATACTCCTGATTGCGCCCGATCCCGGCTGTGTCGGGAACCGGCGGCCGCGCATTCGCCTGGCGAAGACGCTGTTTCCGCCGTTGGGGCTGCTGACGATAGCCGGCACCACCCCCGCGGACTACGATGTGTCGGTCCTGGACGAATCCGTGGCCCCCGTGCGCTACACCGCGCAGGTGGATCTGGTCGGCCTCACCGCCAACACCGCCAGCGCCCCGCGCGCGTATGAGATTGCCGCGGGATTCCGCCGGCAGGGCGTGCCGGTGGTCATGGGCGGCATCCACGCCACCGCGCTCCCCGAGGAGGCGCTGCGCTACGCCGATGCGGTGGGCGTGGGGGAAGCGGAGGGCTTCTGGGCGCGGATGCTCGCCGACTTCTCGCGCGGCAAGTTGGAGCCGGTGTACCGCAACGAAAGCTATCCCGAGCTCGACAACCTGCCGCCGCCGCGCCGCGGCCTGGTGTCGCGTAAGGACTATTACCTGTTCAACACCATCCAGACCAGCCGCGGCTGCCCGTTCCGCTGCAGCTTCTGCTCGGTGCACAAGTTCTTCGGCGGGCGCTACCGCATGCGCCCGGTCGAGCAAGTGCTGGAGGAGCTGCGCCGGTTGCCGCCGGACGGCCCGCTGATCTTCGTGGACGATAATGTCTTCGGCGATAGCAAGCGCGCCCAGCAGTTGATGGAAGGCGTGCTGCCGATGAAGCGCGCCTGGTTCGGTCAGGCGTCCATGGATCGGCTGCAGGACGAGGACTTCCTGCGCCTGGCCGGAGCCTCCGGCTGCCGCATGCTGTTCGTTGGGTTCGAGTCGCTCTCCAACGAGAACCTGGCGGACATGAACAAGCGCTTCAACCACCCCGCCCAGATCAAGGAGACGGTCGAGCGGCTCCATCGCTGCGGCATCGGCGTCCTGGGCGCCTTCATCGTCGGCCTCGATCACGACGACATGGGCACGTTCGACCGCATCGTCGCCCTCGCCGAGGAGGTCAAGCTCGACGCGATTCAGATCGCCATCCGCATCCCCATCCCCGGCACCGATGACGCCGAGCGCATGGCCGACTGCATCTTCGATCCCGACTACACCAAGCGCGACGGCGCCCACGTCGTATTCCGCCACCCCAAGATCTCGCCGCCGCAGTTGCTCGAGACCGGCCTGCAGGACGCCTATGCCCGCTTCTACAGCCGCCGCGGCATCAAGCTCCGCCTGGCGGGGCAGACCGGCCCCCACGTCCGGTGGTCGCGCCGCGTCAATCAGGGCTTCAGCCTGCGCGCCAGCAAGTGGCTCAAACGCCTGGGGGTGACGAAGAAATAGGTCGGCGTGCCGCGCCGTCACCGGTCGCGCTTGGGCGAAATGAGCAGCGCCGACTTCCACAGCCCGCCCATGCCGATGGAGTCCTCCACTCGCACCACTACCAGGTTTTCCGCGCCAGGGCGCACATAAGGCGTGGCGTCAATCTCGAAGCGCTCGTGCCAGGTGAACCCGAGCAGACCAAATTCGCCGGCGAACTGACCGTTCACCCACACCTTCGCCGTCTCGTCCGCGGCGCCAAAGGCAAGCAGCAGTTGGCGTCGCGCCGCCGACTGGGGAATGGTGATTCGCACGCGGTACCACCCCACGCCGTCATACTCGGGATAGCCCTGCTCCTCCCAGAACTTCCCAATCTCGATCGGCCTCCATTCCGACTCGTCGGTGCCGGGGGCGAACCATTGTTGATTCTCCCCGACGCGCTCGGGGTCGAGCCGGAACCGCCATGCCTTCGGCAGGTCCATGACCTTATCGTATTTCGACCACAGCATGCCGAAGGTTGCCTCGTCGTCGTGACCCGGGATGCTCGACGCCGGGGTCATGTAAGCGGCCTCCCCGGGGACCTGGCGCGGCGTGCGCCAGGTCGGGTCATGTGGAGTGCGGGCGTTGCGCACCGCCTCGGCGTAGCCCGGTGGCAGGCGCTCGCCGGTCCACCAGTTGGGCTGCTCGCTGTACACCCAGACGTACCTGTCGGTCGCCGCCAGCGCGCGGTGCAGAGCATACTCGAATTCAGTCGGCGACAGCCGGTTCTTCTCCGGCTGGTCCACAAACCAGCCCACCGAGTTCCAGCCTTGATCCATGTAGAGGCCAAACGCGAGCCGCATGTGCTTCCGGTACAGGTCGGGGACGGCCGAGAACTTGGCTGCGGCTGCGGCGAAAGCTTGCCGCGCGGCGTCGAACTGAGCTGCGTCGCGGAAGGGGTAGGAGCCTTCGTATCCGTCCACGATCAGGGTTCGCGGTCCCGCGGCGTCCAACATGCCGTCAACAAATGCGGGCAACAAGCCATAGCCCGCATCCTGGAGCCGATCGTGCGGCGTCTGGTGCAACAACGAAGGCCCGAACGTCATCATCACCACCGGCGCCGCCATCTCGCTCTCGATGGCGCGCATGAATTGGCGGCCTCGCGCGCGCACCTGCGCCGCGTACTCCGCGAAGCTCTTGTCCGCCGAGTACTTCTGGCCGCGGTAAGTGAAGACCGGCGCCTGGTACATCTCCACGTCGAACATGAACCCGCGCAGCCGCCCCGCCGCCGCCGCCTTCGCCAGCAGCCGCGCATTCTCGACCACGTGGTCGAACTCCGGGTCGAACCAGTCCACGTCTCCCGGCGTGACGGTCATGCGTAGGAAGTTGTCGGTGAAGCGGCTGAAGCGGGTCGCCTGCAAGTCCTCCATCGCCGACTGCAGCTCTGCTTCCGTGAATCGCCGCCGGCCCCAGTTCTCATGCGAGAAATAGACGGGGCCGTCCTTGGTCCACGCGCGGGCAGCCAAGATCACGCCGTCAAACGGTGTCTGCTCCATCTCGGCAATGTGTGCGCGCAGATAGGCCGTGTCGGGCTGATCCCACCCCCACTCGATGATCTTCTTCTCCCGGCCGAGGTCCCGGGCGGCGAGGCACGAGCCTGCGGCCAACCCGGGGACCATGATCGCTGCCACCACTCGCTCCCGCATTGTCGCCTCCTTGGTCGCGCCGGACCCACTGGTGACATTCGCATTTCGCCGCCATGTCCCTGCCGCCCGCGGTGCCGCAGGATAGGCATCGGCGGCGGCGAGAACGACATCGGGCGGCGGCCCGCAAGCCGTGTCACCTCGGACCCTGGGCCCGACGACGATGATTGACGACAAGCTTGGTGATTGGCATGGATGACGACGCAGACGAGCCGGCCGAGGCCATTGTCGCGGGTGGCGAGAAGGTCCGGCCTGCCCGGTGCGAGATGGTCGCGCACCGGCGGCGTTGGGAATCCGAGGTCCTTACCGAGCACCACGTCGCCCTCCCCACCATGCATCGCCTGGGCGCGATCGGCGACCCCGCAGACCCTGATAAAGCCAAACGGCCCCGGGGCATATCCCGGGGCCGCGCGTTTTACTGACTAACGCTTGCTGGCGGTCCTACTGCGGGCGAACCTGGGAGGCCTGCAGGCCCTTGGGGCCGCTGGTCACCTCGAGTTCGACTGCCTGGCCCTCGCTCAGGGAGCGAAACCCATCGGCCTGGATCGCGGAGTGATGAACGAAAACATCACCCTCGGCGGTCTCGATGAAGCCGTATCCCTTCGCTTCGTTGAACCACTTGACTGTGCCAGTCGTCATGCGCGAATCTCCTTTCCGAAAGTGCAAGCCACAAGCAGGAGGTCGCACATGCGCTGACCGTTCAAGGGGGAAAATGCCTGGGGTATTGCCGCTTTCCATACTGACGATTTACCATCGTCAATCATATGATGCCACATTTCCGGCTGCACGTCAAGGCCATTGCGGGGTGGGTTCGCGGATCTTTGGTACGGGGCGAAAACTCCTCTCCCTGCCGGGGAGAGGCAGAGTGAGGGTACGCCTGCCGGACGCCTACCCCCAGACGGCCCGCAATCACGGGCCGCGCGCTCCCCCACGGAAGAGGGATTGTGTGGCTGTCGCGGCGCGTTCGCCCCGGGCTACGCCAGCAGGTCCCTCATCACCGCGCCGTCGCAATCGGCCGGCGGCTCCACTCCCATCAGGTGAGCGAGCGTGGGGACGATGTCACACATCAGGACCGGCGCGCGCCGGGTCACCGCTTGGGCCACGCCCGGGCCGGTCATGGTGAACATCGCGGTCTCCGATCCGCGCCCCAGCCGGGTCGAGGGGCGGCTGCTGCCGTGGTCGCCGGTGTAGGGACCGCGGGCCGACTCCACCAAAGCGCCGTCCGCGGTCACCGCCACTTTGCGATAGACGGAGACGCCGGGCCGGCTGAAGAAGCGGAGGTCGCCGTCGCGCGGATGTCCCAGGCCGTAGAATCCCCCATCCTCGAGCTTGAAGACCTCCGCCATGACGTGACGGCCATCGTCGTCGCGCCAACCACGCAGGGCCTCGATCACCTGCTCCCGCAGCGCTTCGTATTCGCTGGGTTCGACGATGCCCTGGGGGTCACGTCCCTTGAGGTTGACCCACACTTGGGTAAAGGGATGCATGATGACGCGCGTGCGCGACCAGTCTATGACCGCAGTGCCCGCGGCGTCGAAATCGGCGACGAGGTAGCCCTCGCCGCGCAGGAAGTTGTTGACCGACGCCTGGCGCACCGCGGGGGTGAGGCCGTGATCGGAGAGAACGACCAGCAGCGTGTCGTCATCCATGCCGTCGAGGGCGACACCGACCATCTCGTCGGCGATGGTCTGGAGGCCCCGGTGGATACGCTCGAAGTGCTCGAAGTGGGTGGAATCGTGCAAGGGCGAAACGGGGTCAATGGCATGAAAGAAGAGGTGATAGAACTTGTCGAAGGCGTGCCACTTGGCGAACACGGCGGCGACGCCGTCGTTGACCAGCTCGACCGCCGCGCGCGCCTGCCACAGGCCCTGCTCGCGGAAGGCGTCGAGCATGCCTTCGCCGTCGAGCC
Coding sequences:
- a CDS encoding ferredoxin, which translates into the protein MPVQVDADLCTGCGLCEETCASVFKLDDEEGVARALIANPEGDDLECAKRASEECPVEAISVS
- a CDS encoding cold-shock protein, yielding MTTGTVKWFNEAKGYGFIETAEGDVFVHHSAIQADGFRSLSEGQAVELEVTSGPKGLQASQVRPQ
- a CDS encoding alkaline phosphatase family protein, whose translation is ARANGYAAGVVLDGPYGWREQTDVETTPPDTWANLPGDYAPRAQAVLRMLAANPDWAGALECLALLVSTSRGERLVIAPGADYSARLADVGVDEWSAVITTTFARDGRPVEVQFRLRPRVIDAANGKFALYTSAIYPRTEFSDPPEVSAALARRLGPYRDTLDISRLLSGWLDGEGMLDAFREQGLWQARAAVELVNDGVAAVFAKWHAFDKFYHLFFHAIDPVSPLHDSTHFEHFERIHRGLQTIADEMVGVALDGMDDDTLLVVLSDHGLTPAVRQASVNNFLRGEGYLVADFDAAGTAVIDWSRTRVIMHPFTQVWVNLKGRDPQGIVEPSEYEALREQVIEALRGWRDDDGRHVMAEVFKLEDGGFYGLGHPRDGDLRFFSRPGVSVYRKVAVTADGALVESARGPYTGDHGSSRPSTRLGRGSETAMFTMTGPGVAQAVTRRAPVLMCDIVPTLAHLMGVEPPADCDGAVMRDLLA
- a CDS encoding beta galactosidase jelly roll domain-containing protein produces the protein MRERVVAAIMVPGLAAGSCLAARDLGREKKIIEWGWDQPDTAYLRAHIAEMEQTPFDGVILAARAWTKDGPVYFSHENWGRRRFTEAELQSAMEDLQATRFSRFTDNFLRMTVTPGDVDWFDPEFDHVVENARLLAKAAAAGRLRGFMFDVEMYQAPVFTYRGQKYSADKSFAEYAAQVRARGRQFMRAIESEMAAPVVMMTFGPSLLHQTPHDRLQDAGYGLLPAFVDGMLDAAGPRTLIVDGYEGSYPFRDAAQFDAARQAFAAAAAKFSAVPDLYRKHMRLAFGLYMDQGWNSVGWFVDQPEKNRLSPTEFEYALHRALAATDRYVWVYSEQPNWWTGERLPPGYAEAVRNARTPHDPTWRTPRQVPGEAAYMTPASSIPGHDDEATFGMLWSKYDKVMDLPKAWRFRLDPERVGENQQWFAPGTDESEWRPIEIGKFWEEQGYPEYDGVGWYRVRITIPQSAARRQLLLAFGAADETAKVWVNGQFAGEFGLLGFTWHERFEIDATPYVRPGAENLVVVRVEDSIGMGGLWKSALLISPKRDR
- a CDS encoding radical SAM protein, with the translated sequence MTSKPRILLIAPDPGCVGNRRPRIRLAKTLFPPLGLLTIAGTTPADYDVSVLDESVAPVRYTAQVDLVGLTANTASAPRAYEIAAGFRRQGVPVVMGGIHATALPEEALRYADAVGVGEAEGFWARMLADFSRGKLEPVYRNESYPELDNLPPPRRGLVSRKDYYLFNTIQTSRGCPFRCSFCSVHKFFGGRYRMRPVEQVLEELRRLPPDGPLIFVDDNVFGDSKRAQQLMEGVLPMKRAWFGQASMDRLQDEDFLRLAGASGCRMLFVGFESLSNENLADMNKRFNHPAQIKETVERLHRCGIGVLGAFIVGLDHDDMGTFDRIVALAEEVKLDAIQIAIRIPIPGTDDAERMADCIFDPDYTKRDGAHVVFRHPKISPPQLLETGLQDAYARFYSRRGIKLRLAGQTGPHVRWSRRVNQGFSLRASKWLKRLGVTKK